The Lichenihabitans psoromatis genome contains a region encoding:
- a CDS encoding DUF1285 domain-containing protein, with protein MAKESTPSLVQAGSLEALSAAVLAPARQGSLPPVHLWNPPFCGDIDMRIARDGTWFYAGTPIGRPALVKLFASILRLDDDGMMLVTPVEKVRVVVEDAPFLAVEMAVQEGEHPVLSFRTNVDDWVTVDAGHPLRFQQGASGGLKPYVHIRDGLEALVKRAVFIELADRGETRNVDGLAMFGVESSQVFFPMAEASSLEGLS; from the coding sequence ATGGCGAAAGAAAGTACTCCCTCTCTGGTGCAGGCTGGAAGCCTGGAGGCGCTGAGTGCCGCTGTGCTGGCGCCCGCGCGCCAGGGCAGCCTGCCACCCGTGCATCTTTGGAACCCGCCTTTCTGCGGCGACATCGATATGCGAATCGCTCGCGACGGGACATGGTTCTATGCCGGAACGCCGATCGGCCGACCGGCGTTGGTCAAGCTGTTCGCGTCGATCCTTCGCCTTGATGATGACGGCATGATGCTCGTGACGCCGGTCGAGAAGGTGCGGGTCGTGGTCGAGGACGCGCCCTTCCTCGCGGTCGAGATGGCGGTTCAGGAGGGGGAGCATCCGGTCCTCAGCTTTCGCACCAACGTCGACGACTGGGTCACGGTCGATGCCGGCCATCCGCTTCGCTTCCAGCAAGGAGCATCGGGTGGCCTGAAGCCCTATGTGCATATTCGCGACGGCCTTGAAGCCCTGGTCAAGCGCGCGGTCTTTATCGAGCTCGCGGACCGAGGGGAGACGCGCAACGTCGATGGGCTCGCGATGTTCGGGGTCGAGTCGTCGCAAGTGTTCTTTCCCATGGCCGAGGCCTCGAGCCTCGAAGGGCTGTCGTGA